Genomic DNA from Haloplanus sp. HW8-1:
AGTAGTGGACGCCGATGACGACCCGCGAGGTGGCGACGACGACGACTAGCCCGGCGGCGGCCGCCGAGAGGCGACGGTCGTCGAAGAGGGCGGCGAGTCCGCCGTAGACGACCGTCGCACCGAGGGCGTGGCCGCTGGGGAAGCCGTAGCCGTCCGTCCCCGCACCGGGCGGCCGGGGGAGCGCGAAGGCGTGTTTGAGCGCGAGCGTCGCCGCGAACCCGCCGAGTGCAAGTGCGAGCGCCGTCGCCATCCGAGTCGAGGAGACGCCGAGGTAGTCGGCGAGTAGATAGCCGGTGACGACGACGAGCAGGAGCGTCACGGGATCGCCGAGGCGCGTGAGGAGACCGAACAGGTCGACGAGTGTCGCGGGAAGTGTCTCGACGACTGCCATCTCGCCGAGGTCGCGGTCCGCAGTCATGGAGCCGGCGCGCATACCTGCGGCTTCGTGTGGAAGAGTATATATATCC
This window encodes:
- a CDS encoding phosphatase PAP2 family protein, with translation MRAGSMTADRDLGEMAVVETLPATLVDLFGLLTRLGDPVTLLLVVVTGYLLADYLGVSSTRMATALALALGGFAATLALKHAFALPRPPGAGTDGYGFPSGHALGATVVYGGLAALFDDRRLSAAAAGLVVVVATSRVVIGVHYLADVVVGVAVGLGYVAAGLGVGPGRSPERVTAAETGRTFALAVAVGLVALAAAVVTDTVVAAAATAGGWIGWRVAGDRVVAAAGSTRRLVASFALLPGVVVVALFVLDGGVTLPVAGGLAGGTVALLLAIPGLSG